From Marinitoga sp. 38H-ov, one genomic window encodes:
- a CDS encoding ABC transporter permease subunit → MNLIKKEFKFNFKNLFIWIIVITLFNLMFISLSDIISEENSAFMNLLKRMPKTFLDAFNMDPETLLRPEGMLGTEGMTFMFIFFGLYASMLASKLFAGEYDNKTIEYLLIKPYSRNKIFSHKVSIILINTIILFLVFLGTEFWFFNQFVERDFSNNVLFAFALYLLVIEFFFAAIATLISTLIKTRKLTNSISLGLLFFMYFGYTVTEGVQNTELLRKLSVFYYIPVRDTLKNETVYLLNSFIIIIIAFIVFFVSQKIFEKQDISV, encoded by the coding sequence ATGAATTTAATAAAAAAAGAATTTAAATTCAATTTTAAAAATCTTTTTATCTGGATTATAGTAATTACTTTATTTAATTTAATGTTTATAAGTTTATCTGATATTATAAGCGAAGAAAATTCAGCTTTTATGAATTTATTAAAAAGAATGCCAAAAACTTTTCTTGATGCTTTTAATATGGATCCAGAGACATTATTAAGACCTGAAGGAATGTTAGGTACCGAAGGTATGACCTTTATGTTCATATTTTTTGGATTATATGCATCTATGTTAGCTAGTAAACTATTCGCAGGAGAGTATGATAATAAGACAATAGAATATTTATTAATAAAACCATACTCTAGAAATAAAATATTCTCACATAAGGTTTCAATAATATTAATCAACACAATAATATTATTTTTAGTTTTTTTAGGAACTGAATTCTGGTTCTTCAATCAATTTGTTGAGAGAGATTTTAGTAATAATGTTTTATTTGCATTTGCTCTTTATTTATTAGTTATAGAATTCTTTTTTGCTGCTATAGCAACATTAATTTCAACTCTAATTAAAACAAGAAAATTAACTAATTCAATATCATTAGGATTATTATTTTTTATGTATTTTGGATATACTGTTACCGAAGGGGTACAAAACACAGAATTATTAAGGAAATTAAGCGTATTTTATTATATTCCAGTTAGAGATACTTTAAAAAACGAAACCGTATATTTATTAAACTCATTTATTATTATTATCATTGCATTTATAGTTTTCTTTGTTTCTCAGAAGATTTTTGAGAAACAAGATATAAGCGTATAG